One Spinacia oleracea cultivar Varoflay chromosome 4, BTI_SOV_V1, whole genome shotgun sequence DNA segment encodes these proteins:
- the LOC130459255 gene encoding uncharacterized protein — translation MDEDQHANSGPSNKSPNQVPQKQKKKPRGPTKGIKSMPGVPRKIEWDHLDRPTGKWATDYKNHIGEISRAKVSILIRTWEDVSQGIKDTLWEDVKREFHITDETKKEVVLKSCDKRWREFKSRLATGWIRGTRKRPKDEKMPYDLYSYITKDIWKEFVKIRTSEEAEEISEKARQSQSFNIYPHHMGQKSYAEMTSEWQRKGYIPSVSSSSEGSSASTISSSLPSRTCLWLLARSKPDEKGNPYLPDEGTQKVKENIDEWKRKQDEGEFVPKSARDDVLSRALGKTKEGRPLTFGGGVGIKAVWGTGERRSFRRYGDAEMEEMEARVTKRVKDETIQEMNSKMDAMVMEKFITFAKELGVQIPSHMRIDANVHSSCRSGGLDPFADITEPVPCHLYLNIGSEKVFVAYGTICPELLLDHHNDVTSDNVKVSVDDFEPAYKEAPVPVPSQYIKKLAQAHGTFTQWPKHLVSLTNEEVNKPTSKEPKGKGNKGKEIVVGGSGTKASNTKSKTYFLENYKVQNLSGKCNVMKTMMLGLKEGEHVKVHCTKRTFNMEKDFEISVTVEDTDQLLSGAWLNISIIQVFATALSELCFHDDCHPNSIGFMCPEMISATMLKSDADRILLYITRSMSALSSKTFILCPYYEKSHWMLLVLCLSKREVYIFDSQQKKRNLMIKEPLNNAFRSYKRLGGQSKGTKLTWIPAQCAQQPGSLDCGYYVMRFMYDIIMNHGNSQDLTKDFSRTLPYSPEEINEVKDFWADYFMNNVEFLA, via the exons atggatgaagatcaacacgcaaattcaggtccttctaacaaatcaccaaatcaagtgccccaaaagcaaaaaaagaagccaagaggccctacaaaaggaataaaatccatgcccggggttccaagaaaaattgaatgggatcacttggaccgacccacagggaaatgggcaacggattacaagaatcacattggcgagataagtcgcgcaaaggtttcaatattgatcagaacctgggaagatgtttcacaaggaataaaagacactttgtgggaagacgtcaag agagaatttcatatcacagatgaaactaagaaagaagttgtcttaaagagttgtgataagcgttggagggaattcaaatcaagattgGCGACTGGTTGGATTCGGGGTACAAGGAAAAggccaaaagatgaaaagatgccatatgatttgtatagttatataactaaggatatatggaaggaatttgtgaagatacgtacctccgaagaagctgag gaaataagtgagaaagcaagacaaagtcaatctttcaacatatatcctcatcatatgggacagaaatcatatgctgaaatgacaagtgaatggcagagaaaagggtacattccctcagtttcttcgtcatctgaaggttcctctgcgtctacaatttcttcaagtttgccgagtaggacatgtttatggcttcttgcaagatcgaaaccagatgagaaaggaaatccttacttgccggatgagggcacacaaaaggtcaaagaaaatatt gatgaatggaaaaggaaacaagatgaaggggaatttgttcccaaaagtgcacgagatgatgtcttatctcgtgcacttggtaagactaaagaagggagaccactaacatttggtggtggagtaggcatcaaagctgtgtgggggaccggagagcggcgtagctttcgacggtatggagatgcggagatggaggaaatggaagcaagagtgaccaaaagggtcaaagatgagacaatacaagagatgaactccaagatggatgccatggtcatggagaaatttatcacatttgctaaagaacttggtgtccaaataccaagccatatgaggatagacgcaaatgttcatagtagttgtcgttccgggggtttagatccatttgccgacattacg gaacctgtcccgtgccatctatacctgaacataggctcggagaaagtctttgttgcctatggtaccatatgtccagagttgctccttgatcaccacaacgacgtcacgtccgataacgtgaaagtgagcgttgatgattttgagcccgcgtacaaagaagctcccgtccccgtgccttctcaatatattaagaaacttgctcaagctcatggtaccttcactcagtggccaaaacatttggtgtcgcttacgaatgaggag gtaaacaagcctacaagtaaagagcctaaagggaaagggaacaaagggaaagagatagtggttgggggaagtggaacaaaagcgtccaacactaaatcaaaaacctatttccttgaaaattataaagtgcaaaatttgagtggtaagtgcaatgtgatgaaaactatgatgttgggattaaaagaaggggagcacgttaaggtacattgcactaaaaggacattcaatatggaaaaggactttgaaattagtgtcaccgttgaagacaccgatcaacttctctcgggagcatggctcaatatatcaataatacaagtttttgctac ggctttgagtgagttgtgttttcacgatgattgtcaccccaatagtattggattcatgtgcccggagatgatctcggccaccatgttaaagtccgatgcagatcgaattctattgtacatcacgaggtccatgagtgcacttagttctaagacattcatcttatgtccatactacgaaaa gagtcactggatgcttttagttctttgcttgtctaaacgtgaggtctacatatttgattctcaacagaagaagagaaatttgatgattaaggagccactaaacaa tgcttttcggagttacaagagactaggtggacaatctaagggaactaaattaacatggattccagcacag tgtgctcaacaaccgggatcactagattgtggctactacgtcatgcgttttatgtacgacataataatgaatcatggtaatagtcaagatcttactaag gatttttcaagaacattgccctattcaccggaggagattaatgaggtgaaagatttttgggcagattacttcatgaacaatgtcgaatttttagcttaa